From bacterium, one genomic window encodes:
- a CDS encoding adenosylhomocysteinase, with protein MTNKHAGASPSKVADPGLAERGRCKIDWAESRMPVLMALREEHARLQSLKGMRIAGCLHVTKETAVLIETLLAAGAEISWSGCNPLSTQDDVAAALAAAGVSIYAWHGMNVDEFYWCIDRTLDFKPTLTLDDGADLIFSVHNRHPHLIAGIVGGTEETTTGIHRLRAMAADGALKYPVVAVNDAETKWDFDNVYGTGQSSLDGIIRATSVLLAAKNFVVAGYGHCGKGCAMRAAGLGASVIATEIKATAALKATLDGHRVMTMDEAAAVGDIFITATGMKDVIVKRHFEVMRDGAIVCNTGHYDCEINIGDLASLSTGKREIRDNCEEYTLRDGRRIYLLAQGRLVNLAAAEGHPSEVMDMSFANQFLSMVRLASEGRDLAADVHDIPESQDQYIAGIKLRTMGMSLDVLTDEQALYADDYSAGT; from the coding sequence ATGACGAACAAGCACGCAGGCGCCTCACCCAGCAAGGTGGCCGATCCCGGCCTCGCCGAGCGCGGGCGGTGCAAGATCGACTGGGCCGAGAGCCGGATGCCGGTGCTGATGGCCCTGCGCGAAGAGCACGCCCGCCTGCAGTCGCTCAAGGGCATGCGCATCGCCGGCTGCCTGCACGTGACCAAGGAGACGGCCGTCCTGATCGAGACGCTGCTCGCCGCGGGCGCCGAGATCTCGTGGAGCGGCTGCAACCCGCTGTCCACGCAGGACGACGTGGCCGCCGCCTTGGCGGCCGCCGGCGTCTCGATCTACGCCTGGCACGGGATGAACGTCGATGAGTTCTACTGGTGCATCGACCGCACCCTCGACTTCAAGCCCACCCTGACGCTCGACGACGGCGCCGACCTCATCTTCTCCGTCCACAACCGCCACCCGCACCTGATCGCGGGCATCGTCGGCGGCACCGAGGAGACGACGACCGGCATCCACCGCCTGCGCGCGATGGCCGCCGACGGCGCGCTGAAGTACCCCGTCGTGGCGGTCAACGACGCCGAGACCAAGTGGGACTTCGACAACGTCTACGGCACCGGCCAGTCCAGCCTCGACGGCATCATCCGCGCCACCAGCGTGCTGCTGGCCGCCAAGAACTTCGTCGTCGCCGGCTACGGCCACTGCGGCAAGGGCTGCGCGATGCGCGCGGCCGGTCTCGGCGCCAGCGTGATCGCCACGGAGATCAAGGCCACGGCCGCCCTGAAGGCGACGCTCGACGGGCACCGGGTCATGACCATGGACGAGGCGGCCGCCGTCGGCGACATCTTCATCACCGCGACCGGCATGAAGGACGTCATCGTCAAGCGGCACTTCGAGGTCATGCGCGACGGCGCCATCGTCTGCAACACCGGCCACTACGACTGCGAGATCAACATCGGCGACCTCGCCTCGCTGTCGACCGGCAAGCGCGAGATCCGCGACAACTGCGAGGAGTACACCCTGCGCGACGGCCGCCGCATCTACCTGCTGGCGCAGGGCCGCCTGGTCAACCTGGCCGCCGCCGAGGGTCACCCCAGCGAGGTCATGGACATGTCGTTCGCGAACCAGTTCCTGAGCATGGTGCGGCTCGCGAGCGAAGGCCGCGATCTCGCCGCCGACGTCCACGACATCCCCGAGTCGCAGGACCAGTACATCGCCGGCATCAAGCTGCGCACCATGGGCATGTCGCTCGACGTGCTGACCGACGAGCAGGCCCTCTACGCCGACGACTACTCCGCGGGCACCTGA
- a CDS encoding metalloregulator ArsR/SmtB family transcription factor, with translation MATQFQHPAALFQAVGDPTRLRIMRLLGRGELTVQDMVQVLGLSQPGVSKHLAVLREAGWLSHRKDGTWGWYGLADRSDLGDAAALRDAVLALAGGVPEAAGDDEALRRVLADRDRRTGEFFAGIAGAWDQIRPAFEAPDIQAGAVAALVPPGLEVLDIGTGTGALLPLLAGTGASVTAVDTSEAMLERARQLCEREQLAGVRFRSADVQALPFADGTFDAAYCSMVLHHVASPGQAVREMARVVRPGGRVVVAAFTRHNLQWMRDELAHQWLGFSREEMLALFGRHGLVPRRYLVRRPSQIDLARVSLPPGLQDRGAVWPDVFLAVGEKVPAAAAPSVTDDAGPDPR, from the coding sequence GTGGCTACCCAATTCCAGCATCCGGCTGCCCTGTTCCAGGCCGTGGGCGATCCGACGCGGCTGCGGATTATGCGGCTGCTCGGTCGGGGGGAGCTGACCGTCCAGGACATGGTCCAGGTGCTCGGCCTGAGTCAGCCGGGCGTCTCGAAGCACCTGGCGGTCTTGCGCGAGGCCGGTTGGTTGAGCCATCGCAAGGACGGGACCTGGGGTTGGTACGGGCTGGCCGACCGGTCCGACCTGGGAGACGCAGCTGCGCTGAGGGATGCCGTGCTCGCGCTGGCCGGGGGCGTGCCCGAGGCCGCCGGCGACGACGAGGCGTTGCGACGGGTGCTGGCCGATCGCGACCGGCGCACGGGGGAGTTCTTCGCGGGCATCGCCGGCGCCTGGGACCAGATCCGACCCGCCTTCGAGGCTCCCGACATCCAGGCCGGCGCCGTGGCGGCCCTGGTCCCGCCCGGTCTGGAGGTCCTGGACATCGGCACCGGCACCGGCGCCCTGCTGCCGCTGCTCGCGGGCACCGGCGCGTCCGTCACCGCCGTGGACACCAGCGAGGCGATGCTCGAGCGCGCGCGCCAGCTGTGCGAGCGCGAGCAGCTCGCCGGCGTCCGGTTCCGCAGCGCCGACGTCCAGGCCCTGCCGTTCGCCGACGGGACCTTCGACGCCGCCTACTGCTCGATGGTGCTGCACCACGTCGCCAGCCCCGGCCAGGCCGTGCGCGAGATGGCCCGCGTGGTGCGCCCCGGCGGCAGGGTGGTGGTCGCGGCGTTCACGCGCCACAACCTGCAATGGATGCGCGATGAGCTGGCCCACCAGTGGCTGGGGTTCTCCCGCGAGGAGATGCTGGCCCTCTTCGGCCGCCACGGCCTCGTCCCGCGCCGCTACCTCGTGCGCCGCCCCTCGCAGATCGACCTGGCGCGGGTCTCGCTGCCGCCCGGCCTGCAGGACCGCGGCGCGGTCTGGCCCGACGTGTTCCTGGCCGTGGGGGAGAAGGTTCCCGCCGCTGCCGCACCATCCGTGACCGACGACGCGGGTCCCGACCCGCGCTGA